From a single Nitrospinota bacterium genomic region:
- a CDS encoding membrane integrity-associated transporter subunit PqiC: protein MRSPLSKIIASVFLACLLYGCSGVSSTAPIRYYLVDPIKYPKEQFKADRSLSIEIISLHIPQYLERFHIATRTSKSQLEFSEAHQWGENLRKNLLRTMSRNLSALLSTLDIGTPLNRSASLPDYRVQIHIEQFELESNQKVKLVARWQLSSKAQSKPLGVFNAELQGEETIKKGNYEQMVLVMRQLYGDLCERIAKTIITYES, encoded by the coding sequence ATGCGGAGCCCTTTATCTAAAATAATAGCTTCAGTATTTTTAGCCTGTTTGTTATATGGCTGTTCAGGTGTAAGCTCTACAGCTCCAATTCGTTACTATCTTGTTGATCCGATAAAATATCCGAAAGAACAGTTTAAAGCGGATAGGTCCCTGAGTATAGAAATTATCAGTCTTCATATCCCCCAATACCTGGAACGTTTTCATATTGCAACCCGAACCAGTAAAAGTCAGCTTGAGTTTTCAGAAGCTCATCAATGGGGAGAGAATTTGCGCAAAAACCTTTTGCGCACTATGTCAAGAAACCTCTCTGCCTTATTGTCAACGCTTGACATAGGGACCCCTTTGAACCGTTCTGCATCATTGCCTGACTATCGGGTTCAAATCCATATTGAACAATTTGAGTTGGAAAGCAACCAAAAGGTAAAGCTGGTGGCGCGCTGGCAACTTTCCAGTAAGGCGCAATCAAAGCCTCTGGGTGTGTTCAATGCAGAACTGCAAGGTGAAGAAACTATTAAAAAAGGGAATTACGAGCAAATGGTGTTGGTGATGCGTCAATTATACGGGGATCTCTGCGAGCGCATTGCAAAAACAATTATCACTTATGAATCTTGA
- a CDS encoding outer membrane lipoprotein-sorting protein, whose translation MKLLPHNPLCFLFILVIFCLQPHECIGFVSSQTTGAEIMEEVDRRHQQFPYIYEEQSMVMVDRNGDRDTRRARRYSRVEKDGSVRFLLLFDYPKEVKGVALLALRNPDGKTSKYIYLPAYGQQLLESAGEESGDNFLGTDFSVENLTGEVLGEHHYLRREDQEVDGIKYFIVDVYKAGDSLRKKRVLRRHHVQQDNLFITLTHHFDKHGRINRIQSQHDLAKVSQDRLAANMILMENKKDQHQSLIKTSRRIFSHDYVPEEIFSAEWLYKNYPYIEP comes from the coding sequence ATGAAGCTACTTCCTCATAATCCTTTGTGTTTTTTATTTATTTTAGTCATTTTCTGTTTGCAACCTCATGAATGTATCGGTTTCGTCAGTAGTCAAACCACTGGCGCAGAAATCATGGAAGAAGTCGATAGGCGACACCAGCAATTCCCTTATATCTATGAAGAGCAATCCATGGTTATGGTGGACAGGAATGGAGACCGCGATACCCGCAGGGCCAGGCGATACTCCAGAGTGGAAAAAGATGGTTCGGTAAGGTTTCTGTTGTTGTTTGATTACCCAAAGGAAGTCAAGGGCGTTGCCTTGCTGGCCCTTCGTAATCCTGATGGAAAAACAAGCAAATATATTTATTTGCCGGCCTATGGACAGCAGCTGCTGGAAAGCGCTGGCGAAGAAAGTGGTGATAACTTTCTTGGAACGGATTTTTCTGTAGAAAACCTCACTGGTGAAGTTTTAGGCGAGCATCATTATCTGCGTCGTGAAGATCAAGAAGTGGATGGAATTAAATATTTTATTGTTGATGTTTATAAGGCTGGTGATTCCTTGCGGAAAAAAAGAGTCTTGCGACGTCACCATGTCCAACAGGATAATTTGTTTATCACCCTGACTCATCACTTTGACAAGCATGGACGCATTAACCGTATCCAGAGTCAGCATGACCTTGCGAAAGTCAGCCAGGATAGGTTGGCCGCCAATATGATTCTCATGGAAAATAAAAAAGATCAACATCAGTCATTGATCAAGACCTCCCGCAGAATTTTCTCGCATGATTATGTGCCCGAAGAAATATTTTCGGCTGAATGGTTGTATAAGAACTACCCTTATATCGAGCC
- a CDS encoding MMPL family transporter has translation MIEQLYMLGYKRRVFVAFFIFVVTVVTGAGMQRLKVDTGVDSLIPASDPSRLVYQKVMGEFGTDNKTIIYIRDPDLWTPEKLSAVEKLHLAIEKIAGVRRVDSLFTLHTVKGEGNKISSRPLLISSPKTKQEALDAKNSALASPLYQGNYFSSDGEVTALIVSAIDSEDSNNFSRKLHLALEEQIQLHRATFDYIAQVGPPRINAELKQSLYEDFTLLGPLSVVVLVVSILIFMRSWLAALVPLVTSLLTIIWTFGLMGWLGVPLNILSAMIPSLIIVIGSTEDTHMMSAFLRGLEENPGGDSRKQAVKYMAKHIGLPMMLTVLTTTLGFASNMFSNIGLIQHFSLAATFAMLANGFITILVMPLMLSVFGPQRGTFTVKDFKRNSFPDRIMSVFRYSQVRFPTSILVFTGVFCAFFIFQASKLYVTNDPLSYFPSDRPLIQDAKRIHEDLAGIKIFFISLESKKGKAFQEPENIQKLADIQTFLSDQGVYDRSISLADHLRFLNREFRGDSSIHSLPNTRKLVAQYLMFLHRSDLDSYVSHDYRRANIVVRHNITDSHTLNQYIEELQGVIDQIAGPDMKHYIVGENLMVNRAAESLMVAQVKALALLMALIFLIMSIMFTSFKGGLIALIPAVIPIALMFGVMGYLDIPLNPGTAMVAVIAIGIAIDGTIHLLARYNELCRRTSDYEDAVTSSVNDEATPLIVSSIALAFGFGILIFSNFTIVAQFGALAAATMLFSIFANLLITPIIMTRVRLVGLYQILS, from the coding sequence GTGATAGAGCAATTATACATGCTGGGTTATAAGCGCCGTGTTTTTGTAGCGTTTTTCATATTTGTGGTTACGGTTGTCACCGGTGCAGGAATGCAGCGGCTGAAGGTTGATACTGGCGTGGACAGCCTGATACCTGCCAGTGACCCGTCTCGCCTTGTATACCAGAAAGTGATGGGTGAATTTGGTACTGATAATAAAACTATTATTTATATAAGAGATCCTGACCTTTGGACTCCTGAAAAACTTTCGGCAGTCGAAAAGCTGCATCTTGCAATTGAAAAAATTGCAGGAGTCAGACGCGTTGATAGCTTGTTCACTTTGCACACGGTGAAGGGAGAAGGGAACAAGATTAGTTCCCGCCCTTTACTTATATCTTCACCTAAAACAAAGCAGGAAGCATTAGATGCTAAAAATAGCGCCCTGGCGAGCCCCCTTTATCAGGGTAATTATTTTTCAAGTGATGGTGAAGTCACAGCATTGATCGTGTCTGCGATTGATTCTGAAGACAGTAATAACTTCAGCCGAAAATTGCATCTTGCGCTTGAAGAACAGATTCAATTACACCGCGCGACATTTGATTATATAGCACAGGTGGGTCCTCCCCGGATTAACGCGGAATTAAAACAAAGCCTTTATGAAGATTTCACATTGCTCGGTCCATTATCCGTAGTAGTCCTTGTGGTCTCGATTTTAATATTTATGCGTAGTTGGTTGGCGGCCTTAGTTCCATTGGTAACGTCGCTTCTCACCATTATTTGGACCTTTGGATTGATGGGTTGGCTGGGTGTGCCATTGAATATATTAAGCGCGATGATTCCTTCCCTGATAATAGTTATCGGGTCTACTGAAGACACCCATATGATGTCTGCATTTCTGCGTGGTTTGGAGGAAAACCCGGGAGGTGACTCACGTAAGCAGGCTGTTAAGTATATGGCAAAACACATTGGTCTACCCATGATGCTTACGGTTTTGACCACAACACTGGGTTTTGCCAGCAACATGTTTAGTAATATCGGGTTGATCCAGCATTTTTCTTTAGCCGCAACTTTTGCGATGCTGGCAAACGGGTTTATTACCATTCTGGTCATGCCACTCATGTTGTCTGTTTTTGGACCACAAAGGGGGACCTTCACTGTAAAGGATTTCAAAAGGAATAGCTTTCCAGATCGCATCATGAGTGTTTTTCGGTATTCACAGGTTCGTTTTCCAACGTCCATTCTGGTTTTTACCGGCGTGTTCTGTGCTTTTTTTATTTTTCAGGCATCGAAACTTTACGTAACCAACGATCCATTATCTTATTTCCCGAGCGATCGCCCTCTGATACAGGATGCCAAACGAATCCATGAAGACCTGGCAGGGATTAAAATATTTTTTATTTCGCTTGAATCCAAAAAAGGCAAGGCTTTCCAGGAGCCTGAAAATATTCAAAAGCTGGCTGATATTCAAACTTTCCTTTCCGACCAGGGTGTTTATGATCGCAGTATATCTCTGGCTGATCATTTGAGGTTTTTAAACCGGGAGTTTCGTGGAGACTCTTCAATACACTCTTTGCCAAATACCCGGAAACTGGTTGCGCAATATTTAATGTTTTTGCACCGCAGTGATCTGGATAGTTATGTCAGCCATGATTACCGCCGTGCCAATATTGTGGTGCGACATAACATCACAGATTCCCACACCTTGAATCAATATATTGAAGAACTCCAGGGGGTCATCGACCAAATTGCAGGTCCTGATATGAAGCACTATATAGTGGGTGAAAACCTGATGGTGAATAGAGCCGCGGAAAGTTTAATGGTTGCCCAGGTAAAAGCCCTGGCTTTGTTGATGGCCTTGATATTTCTGATAATGTCCATCATGTTTACATCATTTAAGGGTGGGCTCATTGCATTGATACCAGCCGTTATTCCTATTGCCTTGATGTTTGGGGTTATGGGTTATCTTGATATCCCTTTGAATCCGGGTACGGCAATGGTTGCGGTGATTGCGATTGGAATCGCGATAGATGGCACTATTCATTTGCTAGCCCGTTACAATGAACTCTGCCGCCGGACCTCCGATTATGAGGATGCTGTCACTTCTTCAGTGAATGACGAGGCAACCCCTCTTATAGTTTCAAGTATCGCACTCGCTTTTGGGTTTGGTATTTTAATTTTTTCCAATTTTACCATCGTAGCTCAGTTCGGTGCCCTGGCCGCTGCAACTATGTTGTTTTCAATATTTGCAAACCTTTTGATCACTCCTATTATCATGACCAGGGTTCGATTGGTCGGACTTTACCAGATACTTTCAAT
- a CDS encoding cyclic nucleotide-binding domain-containing protein, with amino-acid sequence MLFSIFANLLITPIIMTRVRLVGLYQILSMSIDRGVLHGSPLLQNMTDYQRRKAILISELHEFEKGDLLVEQGTIGRNMHLILSGEVEVIRRDAGESHSLAVLKPGQIFGEVGYIRETERTADVVATQKVSVLRFDYERMQKDLKFFPNIVAKLNFNISYVLGERLADMVGKSKTK; translated from the coding sequence ATGTTGTTTTCAATATTTGCAAACCTTTTGATCACTCCTATTATCATGACCAGGGTTCGATTGGTCGGACTTTACCAGATACTTTCAATGTCCATTGATCGAGGCGTTTTGCATGGCAGTCCCTTGCTTCAAAATATGACCGACTACCAGCGTCGCAAGGCGATATTAATTTCTGAACTCCATGAATTTGAAAAAGGGGATTTGTTAGTAGAGCAAGGCACGATAGGCCGCAATATGCATCTCATTCTTTCCGGAGAAGTTGAAGTTATCCGAAGGGATGCTGGTGAATCTCATTCTCTGGCTGTTTTAAAGCCCGGACAAATATTTGGTGAAGTGGGCTATATACGTGAAACAGAAAGAACTGCAGATGTGGTGGCGACACAGAAAGTATCGGTATTGCGGTTTGACTATGAGAGAATGCAAAAAGATTTGAAGTTTTTTCCAAATATCGTAGCCAAACTGAACTTCAACATAAGTTATGTTCTTGGAGAACGTTTGGCAGATATGGTGGGGAAATCAAAAACTAAATGA
- a CDS encoding OBAP family protein produces MKQILFKSIFMVSVLSFTILGLTISTAISGGPADGYTIHVQAPHMMADGKVGGPYHHYCKGIQNGEVLQCLLFESTKPNAKLVAVEYFIEKNLARKNVPLVQWNRTFHDHQVEIDTGRVAILDIDDPKEVKALADAAAKTDGVIFHLWGKDQVVPDGTVTTPTSIGHVYRTE; encoded by the coding sequence ATGAAACAAATATTATTTAAGTCTATCTTTATGGTAAGCGTATTGAGTTTTACAATACTTGGTTTAACGATATCAACAGCCATAAGTGGTGGACCAGCTGATGGCTATACGATTCATGTTCAGGCTCCTCATATGATGGCAGATGGAAAGGTTGGGGGTCCTTATCACCATTATTGTAAAGGAATCCAAAACGGTGAGGTTCTTCAATGTCTACTGTTTGAATCCACTAAACCCAATGCCAAACTGGTCGCCGTTGAATACTTTATAGAAAAAAACTTGGCCAGAAAAAATGTGCCTCTCGTTCAGTGGAATCGGACCTTCCACGACCATCAAGTCGAAATAGATACAGGCCGAGTAGCCATTCTCGATATTGATGACCCTAAAGAAGTTAAGGCGTTAGCTGATGCCGCTGCCAAAACAGATGGTGTGATATTTCATCTATGGGGGAAAGATCAGGTTGTTCCAGATGGAACCGTAACCACACCCACCTCTATAGGTCATGTGTATAGAACAGAGTAA
- a CDS encoding cytochrome c, producing the protein MAKRKFLLRAICFAWISFLPVIVEGSDPQILKPRVPIDQIDEVRKWENPLSSTPKNIETGKALFHGKAYCVTCHGKDGKGYDHIPGLVGKLPRNFTDKSWQAVRTDGELMWILKNGSSGTAMVSFVPETLTEKEAWQIILFIRTFAKLRN; encoded by the coding sequence ATGGCTAAAAGAAAGTTCTTGTTGCGGGCGATCTGTTTTGCTTGGATCAGTTTCCTTCCTGTAATTGTGGAAGGCTCTGACCCTCAAATATTAAAACCCCGAGTCCCAATTGACCAGATAGATGAAGTAAGGAAATGGGAAAATCCATTGTCTTCAACACCTAAAAATATTGAGACAGGCAAAGCACTTTTTCATGGCAAGGCGTATTGTGTCACCTGTCACGGTAAAGATGGAAAAGGGTACGATCATATTCCCGGTTTAGTTGGGAAACTTCCTAGAAATTTTACAGACAAATCGTGGCAAGCCGTACGTACCGACGGAGAACTAATGTGGATTTTAAAGAATGGAAGTTCTGGCACAGCAATGGTCTCATTTGTCCCAGAAACTTTAACCGAAAAAGAAGCTTGGCAAATTATTTTGTTTATTAGGACATTTGCTAAATTAAGAAACTAA